Proteins encoded in a region of the Pigmentiphaga litoralis genome:
- a CDS encoding LysR family transcriptional regulator: MDLRRLRYFVVILETGSFSQAAAKLHIVQSALSTQIQKLEASLGVQLFVRDAQGVRPTAAGTRLLVHARDILDRIAAAERDVKVHGQAEGGVVRIGIPSSISRMLTVPLLKAVEAALPGLTLQIVEALTAELEAMLMQDKLDIALLMVAGDASGSFETQHLRNEPLYLVGHPDAARDWPATVPIAALDGIDLILPTARHGVRQALTREAAQQGLRLRIKHELDSIPRTAQLIAGGAGASVMLVSSFVEEWRAGLVAARLLVDLRTPVTLQQATARGATHPAVAELRRLIQETAQRLTADGTWPDGTDGPGLNAVGPDGPMLAPTPSGSPR; encoded by the coding sequence ATGGACCTTCGCCGCCTTCGCTACTTCGTCGTCATCCTGGAAACCGGCAGCTTTTCCCAAGCCGCGGCCAAGCTGCATATCGTGCAGAGCGCGCTCAGCACGCAGATCCAGAAACTGGAAGCCTCGCTGGGCGTGCAGCTGTTCGTACGGGACGCACAAGGTGTGCGGCCGACGGCGGCAGGCACCCGCCTGCTCGTCCATGCACGCGACATTCTGGACCGGATTGCCGCAGCGGAACGGGACGTGAAAGTTCACGGACAGGCCGAAGGCGGAGTGGTGCGGATCGGTATCCCGAGCAGCATCAGCCGCATGCTGACGGTGCCGCTGCTCAAGGCCGTCGAAGCTGCCCTTCCCGGCCTGACGCTGCAGATCGTCGAAGCGCTGACGGCCGAACTCGAAGCCATGCTGATGCAGGACAAGCTCGACATAGCACTGCTGATGGTGGCGGGCGACGCGTCGGGCAGCTTTGAAACGCAGCACTTGCGCAACGAGCCGCTGTACCTGGTCGGCCATCCGGACGCCGCGCGTGACTGGCCGGCCACCGTGCCGATCGCGGCGTTGGACGGGATCGACCTTATCTTGCCGACCGCCCGTCACGGCGTGCGTCAGGCACTGACGCGCGAAGCCGCGCAGCAAGGCCTGCGGCTGCGGATCAAACATGAACTGGATTCGATCCCACGCACCGCGCAACTGATCGCCGGCGGCGCTGGGGCGTCGGTGATGCTGGTGTCGTCGTTCGTGGAAGAATGGCGCGCCGGACTGGTCGCCGCGCGGCTGCTGGTGGACCTGCGGACGCCGGTCACCTTGCAGCAGGCCACCGCAAGAGGTGCCACGCACCCGGCGGTGGCCGAACTGCGCCGGCTGATTCAGGAAACCGCGCAGCGCCTGACCGCCGATGGGACCTGGCCGGATGGGACCGACGGGCCGGGGTTGAACGCAGTCGGGCCGGACGGCCCTATGTTGGCGCCAACTCCCTCTGGAAGCCCGCGCTAG
- a CDS encoding SMP-30/gluconolactonase/LRE family protein, translated as MYAAPPDLPTERFAVLPAAWHRMDYPSPWVEARGAGPLHSFLEGPAFDRNGTLYCTDLAHGRVFSVTRAGDFAVAADYDGEPNGLALHRDGRVFVADRRHGIVCLDGQGGFNGVVGATPQSVALQGVNDLTFAPDGDLWFTDQGGSDLRRPTGRVYRLRAGTGVLECVIDGLAGPNGIAFSPDGRLVYIAITRDNAIYSLGIGASVGSRADAASAASGYSADGGVRGEGGTSRDRGARGDGGASGDGGISGDGGASVANGAGGAIGKLSRFIQLSGSPTGPDGLAVDVEGNLAVVHAGAGTVWLFSANGEPMLRVRSCAGRRTTNVAYGGPDNRTLFITEAEEGVVLQARMPFAGLPLYSQQGEPPLQDRATGAE; from the coding sequence ATGTACGCTGCGCCGCCAGACCTGCCCACCGAACGATTCGCCGTGCTGCCTGCCGCGTGGCATCGCATGGACTACCCGTCCCCCTGGGTCGAGGCCCGTGGTGCGGGCCCCCTGCATTCCTTTCTTGAAGGCCCGGCGTTTGACCGCAACGGCACGCTGTATTGCACCGACCTGGCCCATGGACGTGTGTTCAGCGTGACCCGAGCCGGCGACTTTGCAGTCGCGGCCGATTACGACGGCGAGCCCAACGGCCTGGCGCTACACCGCGATGGCCGGGTGTTTGTTGCGGACCGGCGCCATGGCATCGTGTGTCTGGACGGCCAGGGCGGCTTCAACGGCGTCGTGGGCGCCACGCCCCAATCGGTCGCGCTGCAGGGCGTCAACGACCTGACGTTCGCGCCGGATGGGGACCTGTGGTTCACGGATCAGGGCGGCAGCGACTTACGACGGCCGACGGGCAGGGTCTATCGGCTGAGGGCGGGCACGGGCGTGCTGGAGTGTGTGATCGACGGACTTGCCGGCCCGAACGGCATCGCGTTCAGTCCCGATGGGCGGCTGGTGTATATCGCCATCACGCGGGACAACGCAATCTACAGCCTTGGGATAGGTGCCAGTGTCGGGAGCCGAGCCGATGCGGCAAGTGCAGCCAGCGGATACAGCGCAGACGGTGGAGTCAGAGGAGAAGGTGGAACCAGCCGAGACCGTGGGGCCAGAGGGGACGGTGGAGCCAGCGGAGACGGTGGAATCAGCGGAGACGGTGGAGCCAGCGTAGCCAACGGCGCGGGCGGCGCGATCGGGAAACTGAGCCGCTTCATCCAGTTGTCCGGCAGCCCGACCGGCCCCGATGGGCTGGCCGTGGACGTGGAAGGCAATCTGGCCGTGGTTCACGCCGGCGCGGGCACCGTCTGGCTGTTCAGTGCCAACGGCGAACCGATGTTGCGAGTGCGGTCGTGCGCGGGGCGGCGCACGACCAACGTCGCCTACGGCGGGCCGGATAACCGAACGTTGTTCATCACCGAGGCGGAAGAAGGCGTGGTGCTGCAGGCGCGCATGCCGTTCGCCGGGTTGCCGCTGTATTCGCAGCAGGGCGAACCCCCGTTGCAAGATCGCGCCACAGGCGCAGAATAG
- a CDS encoding tripartite tricarboxylate transporter substrate binding protein, whose protein sequence is MKLSILAAGLLALATALPAAAQDYPARPIRLIAPFAAGSTVDILARALAIPLSQQLKQTVVVENRGGAGGNIGVDLVAKAPKDGYTIGIGTTGPMTVNPALYGDKMPFDTQKDLAMIGLIASSPNVLLVDPAIPVKTLPELVAYAKAHPGQLNFASSGIGSTNHLAGELFRSLAKVNIVHVPYKGNQDAVTDMLAHRVQMLFSGVPPVLGFIKAGQLRPIAIAGPSPSAALPGVPTVAQAGLPGAEVVAWYGLIAPAGTPPAIVDRLNRELTIALDKPDVRAQLAAAGADPSPGLPAAFDKLVASELVLWKRVIADANIKME, encoded by the coding sequence ATGAAACTTTCCATCCTGGCGGCGGGGCTGCTGGCGCTTGCCACCGCCTTGCCCGCCGCGGCGCAGGATTACCCGGCGCGGCCGATCCGGTTGATCGCACCGTTCGCGGCGGGCAGCACGGTGGATATCCTGGCGCGCGCGCTGGCGATCCCGTTGTCGCAGCAACTCAAGCAGACCGTGGTCGTGGAAAACCGGGGCGGCGCGGGCGGCAACATCGGTGTCGATCTGGTCGCCAAGGCGCCGAAAGACGGCTACACCATCGGCATCGGCACGACCGGACCCATGACGGTCAACCCGGCCCTGTATGGCGACAAGATGCCCTTCGATACGCAAAAGGATCTGGCCATGATCGGGCTGATTGCCAGCAGCCCAAACGTGCTGCTGGTCGACCCCGCGATCCCAGTCAAGACGCTGCCCGAACTGGTGGCCTACGCCAAGGCGCATCCGGGGCAATTGAACTTTGCGTCGTCGGGCATCGGAAGTACGAACCACCTTGCCGGGGAGCTGTTCCGTTCCTTGGCCAAGGTGAACATCGTGCACGTGCCGTACAAGGGCAATCAGGATGCCGTGACCGACATGCTGGCGCACCGGGTGCAGATGCTGTTCAGTGGTGTGCCACCCGTGCTGGGGTTCATCAAGGCAGGGCAATTGCGGCCAATCGCAATCGCGGGCCCGTCGCCGTCCGCCGCGCTGCCGGGTGTGCCGACGGTAGCGCAGGCGGGCTTGCCGGGCGCCGAGGTGGTTGCCTGGTACGGACTGATCGCGCCCGCAGGCACGCCGCCTGCGATCGTGGACCGGTTGAACCGCGAGTTGACGATCGCGCTGGACAAGCCCGACGTGCGCGCGCAGCTGGCCGCAGCGGGCGCGGATCCGTCGCCCGGTTTGCCGGCGGCGTTCGACAAGCTGGTCGCCAGCGAACTCGTGCTGTGGAAGCGCGTGATTGCTGACGCCAATATCAAGATGGAGTGA
- a CDS encoding DUF4286 family protein produces the protein MTNMTTTHGSVPAAPTGETNATATAAGTVARPAAAPTAAALTAASAASGSATRTAGAVPSGMIAVWLHVAPEREEEFNAWYEREHIPQIVDLDGFVSGTRYFSDEAFPKFLALYETVDESVEASPGFQHVTTHPSPWSGRIWSFFGKDRIRLNLRQLALAPAGTRHADPAHHTGSSVVVRHTRRPLGLTLDQAQQEATATREMTGCRRYRIYQETHDEARYVEILEFTSATPSNEDALAEWLSRPERQTLDAQVQDVQQNVYHAIGTPYVRTDR, from the coding sequence ATGACGAACATGACGACGACGCACGGCAGCGTCCCTGCAGCACCGACCGGCGAAACGAACGCAACAGCGACGGCCGCAGGAACTGTCGCACGGCCCGCAGCAGCACCGACCGCGGCAGCACTGACCGCAGCAAGCGCCGCATCAGGGTCCGCGACCCGCACCGCCGGCGCGGTTCCCTCCGGCATGATCGCCGTCTGGCTGCACGTGGCCCCGGAACGCGAAGAAGAATTCAATGCCTGGTACGAACGCGAGCACATTCCGCAAATCGTCGACCTGGATGGCTTCGTCAGCGGCACGCGCTACTTCAGCGACGAGGCCTTTCCCAAGTTCCTGGCCTTGTACGAAACCGTCGATGAGTCAGTCGAAGCCAGCCCTGGCTTCCAGCACGTGACGACGCATCCCAGCCCGTGGTCGGGCCGGATCTGGAGCTTCTTTGGAAAAGACCGCATCCGGCTGAATCTGCGGCAACTGGCGCTGGCGCCTGCCGGCACCCGCCATGCGGATCCGGCGCATCACACCGGATCGTCCGTGGTGGTGCGCCACACGCGGCGGCCACTCGGTCTGACGTTGGATCAGGCGCAGCAGGAAGCGACCGCGACGCGCGAGATGACCGGCTGCCGACGCTACCGCATCTATCAGGAAACGCACGACGAAGCGCGTTATGTCGAGATCCTGGAGTTCACGTCGGCCACGCCTTCCAATGAGGACGCGCTGGCCGAGTGGTTGAGCCGGCCTGAACGCCAGACCCTGGACGCCCAGGTGCAGGACGTGCAGCAGAACGTGTATCACGCCATCGGCACGCCGTACGTGCGCACGGACAGGTAA
- the serB gene encoding phosphoserine phosphatase SerB codes for MTHLVVQAPVLADADLSHLQTLVQARRDIDLAPHALRMTDVRDDAETRAAVKTYCTEAGIDWAFVEPGARLKDWKVLAMDMDSTLISIECIDEIADMAGLKAQVSAITEAAMRGEITDFKDSLRRRVALLRGLPLDALQQVYIERLKLNPGAERLVSTARDMGVKTLLVSGGFTWFTGRLKERLNLDAAYANTLSVDAQGRLTGDVDGDILDAQAKADHLVAFAKLHGALPSQAIAMGDGANDLTMMGVAGLSVAYHAKPVVRDQATRSINVCGLDSALNWFEDTAGR; via the coding sequence ATGACCCATCTCGTTGTCCAGGCGCCGGTGCTTGCCGATGCCGATCTTTCCCACCTCCAGACGCTGGTGCAGGCCAGGCGCGACATCGACCTCGCGCCGCATGCGCTGCGCATGACGGACGTGCGCGACGACGCCGAGACGCGTGCCGCGGTCAAGACCTACTGCACCGAGGCAGGCATTGACTGGGCGTTTGTCGAGCCGGGCGCGCGCCTGAAGGACTGGAAAGTGCTGGCGATGGACATGGACTCGACGCTGATCTCGATCGAATGCATCGACGAAATCGCGGACATGGCCGGGCTGAAAGCGCAGGTGTCCGCCATTACCGAAGCCGCCATGCGCGGCGAGATCACTGACTTCAAGGACAGCCTGCGCCGGCGCGTTGCGCTGCTGCGCGGCCTGCCACTGGACGCCTTGCAGCAGGTGTATATCGAACGATTGAAGCTGAACCCCGGCGCCGAACGGCTGGTCTCGACCGCGCGCGACATGGGGGTCAAGACGCTGCTGGTATCCGGCGGGTTTACCTGGTTCACGGGCCGGTTGAAAGAGCGGCTGAACCTGGATGCCGCCTACGCCAATACGTTGTCAGTCGACGCGCAGGGACGCCTGACCGGTGACGTGGACGGCGACATTCTGGATGCCCAGGCCAAGGCCGATCATCTGGTCGCGTTTGCCAAGCTGCATGGCGCCCTGCCCTCGCAGGCGATCGCGATGGGCGATGGCGCCAATGACCTGACGATGATGGGCGTAGCGGGCCTGAGCGTGGCCTACCATGCCAAGCCGGTGGTGCGCGATCAGGCCACGCGGTCGATCAATGTGTGCGGGCTGGACAGCGCCTTGAACTGGTTCGAAGACACCGCAGGCCGCTGA
- the mfd gene encoding transcription-repair coupling factor has product MSAPTSAIKPSASPSRPVTDGLPAPSALTRALLAALKTGERYGQPRPPGAGDAWLLADLARQAKRPLAILTADPLDAQRLAEEIRQFAPELRVNQFPDWETLPYDAFSPHEDLISERLKALHGLSSGTVDVLTVPVTTAMYRLAPPSFLAAYTFSFKQGDRLDESALRAQLTLANYSHVTQVTAPGEFCIRGGLIDLFPMGSALPYRIDLFDDTIESIRSFDIDTQRSVYPVKEVQMLPGREFPMDEAARNDFRARFREFFEGDPSRAMPYKDIGSGIAFPGVEYYLPLFFDDTATLFDYLPKDAITVTLGDTEDAIRRFEADTASRYGFLKSDRERPILAPARIFLDTEGLFGHLRQFPRLALTADRNHPSFITPPDVAVQRKADDPVARLRAQVSAADTHVLLCAESAGRRETIVQMLGDFGLHPQPVESVQDFLARPSGFAIGIAPLSSGFGLADSKLLFLTESDLFTGHTVRRGKRNQERASNVESMVRDLSELRVGDPVVHTQHGIGRYQGLIVMDIGEGDMEFLHLEYNGGSTLYVPVSQLHVISRYSGSDPETAPLHQLGSGQWDKARRKAASQARDAAAELLNIYARRALREGFAFKLPLSDYEAFAESFGFEETVDQSLAIKAVIQDMTSGKPMDRLVCGDVGFGKTEVALRAAFLSVMNSKQVAILCPTTLLAEQHAQNFADRFADWPVRVAELSRFKSAKEMAVSIDLINEGKIDIVIGTHKLLSDKVKFKNLGLVIIDEEHRFGVRQKEALKALRAEVDVLTLTATPIPRTLGLSLEGIRDFSVIATAPQKRLAIKTFVRREDNSTVREALLRELKRGGQVYFLHNEVDTIHNRRAKLEELVPEARIAVAHGQMPERELEQVMKGFYQQKFNVLLCTTIIETGIDVPSANTIVIHRADRFGLAQLHQLRGRVGRSHHQAYAYLMTPGEDAITSNAKKRLEAIQAMEELGSGFYLAMHDLEIRGVGEVLGENQSGNIQEVGFQMYNDMLNEAVRALKDGREPDLNAPLSATTEINLHVPALLPNDYCGDVHARLAVYKRLANCEDADAVDIIQEELIDRFGKLPEPARALIDIHRLRLQAKGVGVIKIDASEAAAVMQFVPNPPIDPMRIITLVQKNKHIKIAGPDKLRIEIKAPDLKSRVEAVRTTLRSLV; this is encoded by the coding sequence ATGTCCGCTCCCACCTCCGCTATCAAGCCGTCTGCCTCCCCCTCCCGTCCCGTGACCGACGGCCTTCCTGCGCCGTCTGCCTTGACGCGTGCGCTGCTCGCAGCGCTCAAGACGGGGGAACGTTATGGCCAGCCACGTCCTCCGGGCGCGGGCGATGCCTGGCTGCTGGCGGATCTGGCCCGGCAGGCAAAACGCCCCCTGGCCATCCTGACGGCCGACCCGCTCGATGCGCAGCGCCTGGCTGAAGAAATCCGCCAGTTCGCGCCCGAACTGCGGGTGAATCAATTCCCTGACTGGGAAACGCTGCCTTACGACGCGTTTTCGCCGCATGAAGACCTGATCTCGGAACGCCTGAAGGCGCTCCATGGCCTGTCGAGCGGCACGGTGGACGTGTTGACGGTGCCGGTCACGACCGCCATGTACCGGCTCGCGCCGCCGTCGTTCCTGGCGGCCTACACGTTCTCGTTCAAGCAGGGCGACCGGCTGGACGAATCGGCGCTGCGCGCGCAGCTGACGCTTGCCAACTACTCGCACGTCACGCAAGTGACGGCGCCGGGCGAGTTCTGCATTCGTGGCGGACTGATCGACCTGTTCCCGATGGGGTCGGCCCTGCCCTACCGGATCGACCTGTTCGATGACACCATCGAATCGATCCGCAGCTTCGACATCGACACGCAGCGCAGCGTCTATCCGGTCAAGGAAGTGCAGATGCTGCCGGGCCGTGAGTTCCCGATGGACGAGGCCGCGCGCAACGACTTTCGCGCCCGCTTCCGGGAATTCTTTGAAGGCGACCCGTCACGGGCCATGCCGTACAAGGACATCGGCAGCGGCATCGCCTTTCCGGGTGTCGAGTACTACCTGCCGCTGTTCTTTGACGACACCGCCACGCTGTTCGACTACCTGCCCAAGGACGCGATCACGGTCACGTTGGGCGATACCGAAGACGCGATCCGCCGCTTTGAAGCCGACACGGCCAGCCGGTATGGCTTCCTGAAAAGCGACCGCGAACGGCCGATTCTGGCGCCCGCCCGCATCTTCCTGGACACTGAAGGCCTGTTCGGCCACCTGCGGCAGTTTCCCCGGCTGGCGCTGACCGCCGATCGCAATCACCCGTCTTTCATCACGCCGCCCGACGTGGCCGTGCAGCGCAAGGCCGACGACCCGGTGGCGCGCCTGCGGGCACAGGTTTCGGCCGCCGACACCCATGTGTTGCTGTGCGCCGAATCGGCGGGCCGGCGCGAGACCATCGTGCAGATGCTGGGGGACTTCGGCCTGCATCCGCAACCGGTGGAATCGGTGCAGGATTTCCTGGCGCGGCCCAGCGGCTTTGCCATCGGCATTGCACCGTTGTCGTCGGGCTTTGGCCTGGCCGACAGCAAGCTGCTGTTCCTGACCGAAAGCGACCTGTTCACGGGTCACACGGTCCGCCGCGGCAAGCGCAATCAGGAACGGGCCAGCAACGTCGAATCGATGGTGCGCGACCTGTCCGAACTGCGGGTGGGGGATCCGGTCGTCCATACGCAGCACGGCATCGGGCGCTACCAGGGCCTGATCGTGATGGACATCGGCGAAGGGGACATGGAATTTCTGCACCTGGAGTACAACGGCGGCAGCACGCTGTATGTTCCCGTGTCGCAGCTCCATGTGATCTCGCGCTACAGCGGGTCGGACCCCGAAACGGCGCCCTTGCATCAACTGGGTTCGGGCCAGTGGGACAAGGCGCGGCGCAAGGCCGCATCCCAGGCACGCGATGCCGCGGCCGAACTGCTGAACATCTACGCCCGCCGCGCCTTGCGCGAAGGCTTTGCATTCAAGCTGCCGCTGTCCGACTACGAAGCGTTTGCGGAATCCTTCGGCTTTGAAGAAACCGTGGACCAGTCGCTGGCGATCAAAGCCGTGATTCAGGACATGACGTCCGGCAAACCGATGGATAGGCTGGTGTGCGGCGACGTTGGCTTTGGCAAGACCGAAGTTGCGCTGCGTGCCGCCTTCCTGTCGGTGATGAACAGCAAGCAGGTGGCCATTCTTTGCCCCACCACCCTGCTTGCCGAACAGCATGCGCAAAACTTTGCTGACCGGTTTGCGGACTGGCCGGTGCGCGTGGCGGAGCTGTCCCGTTTCAAGTCGGCCAAGGAAATGGCTGTCTCGATCGACCTGATCAACGAAGGCAAGATCGACATCGTGATCGGTACCCACAAGCTGCTGTCCGACAAGGTCAAGTTCAAGAACCTGGGCCTGGTCATCATCGACGAGGAACACCGTTTTGGCGTGCGCCAGAAGGAAGCCCTGAAGGCGCTGCGCGCCGAGGTGGACGTGCTGACGCTGACCGCTACGCCGATTCCACGCACGCTGGGGCTGTCCCTGGAAGGCATCCGCGACTTTTCCGTGATTGCCACGGCGCCGCAGAAGCGGCTGGCGATCAAGACCTTCGTGCGCCGGGAAGACAACAGCACCGTGCGCGAAGCGTTGTTGCGCGAATTGAAGCGCGGCGGGCAGGTCTACTTCCTGCACAATGAAGTGGACACCATCCACAATCGGCGCGCCAAGCTGGAAGAACTGGTGCCCGAAGCGCGTATTGCCGTGGCCCATGGCCAGATGCCCGAACGGGAACTGGAACAGGTCATGAAGGGCTTCTATCAACAGAAGTTCAACGTGCTGCTGTGCACGACCATCATTGAAACCGGCATTGACGTGCCGAGCGCCAACACCATCGTCATCCACCGTGCCGATCGTTTTGGCCTGGCCCAGTTGCACCAGTTGCGCGGCCGCGTCGGGCGCTCGCACCACCAGGCCTATGCCTATCTGATGACCCCGGGCGAAGACGCCATCACCAGCAACGCCAAGAAGCGGCTCGAAGCCATTCAGGCCATGGAAGAACTCGGTTCCGGTTTCTACCTGGCCATGCACGATCTGGAAATCCGCGGCGTGGGCGAAGTGCTGGGCGAGAACCAGTCGGGCAACATCCAGGAAGTCGGCTTCCAGATGTACAACGACATGCTCAATGAAGCCGTCCGTGCACTGAAGGACGGCCGCGAGCCCGACCTGAATGCGCCACTGTCGGCCACCACCGAAATCAATCTGCACGTGCCTGCCCTGCTGCCCAACGATTACTGCGGCGACGTGCATGCGCGCCTGGCCGTGTACAAGCGGTTGGCCAATTGCGAGGATGCCGACGCGGTCGACATCATTCAGGAAGAACTGATCGACCGATTCGGCAAGCTGCCCGAACCGGCGCGCGCGCTGATCGACATTCATCGTTTGCGGCTGCAGGCCAAGGGCGTGGGCGTGATCAAGATCGACGCCAGCGAAGCTGCCGCCGTGATGCAATTCGTGCCGAATCCGCCGATCGACCCGATGCGCATCATCACGCTGGTGCAGAAGAACAAGCACATCAAAATTGCCGGGCCGGACAAGCTGCGCATCGAGATCAAGGCGCCCGACCTGAAGTCGCGGGTCGAAGCCGTCCGGACGACCTTGCGGTCGCTGGTCTGA
- a CDS encoding IspD/TarI family cytidylyltransferase, with protein sequence MHAPPQLIAIVPAAGVGARAAPRQADTNHAATSRSVTPKQYRLLAGQPMLRRAVHALLQDARITRVVVAVTEGDPWAPEALQGMDRVDILPCGGATRADTVRNTLAALDLPDDAWALVHDAARPGLSAAILADLIDTCLNQAGGNPGETTGGLVAMRVADTIKSQDPDRAQPPRVAATVPRDHLWQAQTPQMFPAGLLRAALDTAVRQGTVVTDEASAMEALGYAPCLVPGSLKNFKLTWPEDFDLMERWIDDHA encoded by the coding sequence ATGCACGCACCCCCTCAGTTAATCGCAATCGTCCCTGCGGCCGGCGTCGGTGCGCGGGCTGCCCCGCGCCAAGCCGATACTAACCACGCAGCGACGTCCAGATCCGTCACGCCCAAACAGTACCGCCTGCTGGCGGGCCAGCCGATGCTGCGCCGCGCGGTGCACGCCTTGCTGCAGGACGCCCGCATCACCCGTGTCGTGGTCGCCGTGACCGAGGGCGACCCCTGGGCCCCTGAGGCCTTGCAGGGCATGGACCGTGTCGACATCCTGCCTTGCGGTGGCGCCACCCGGGCCGACACTGTCCGCAACACCCTGGCAGCGCTGGACCTGCCCGATGACGCCTGGGCGCTGGTCCATGATGCGGCGCGTCCGGGATTGTCGGCAGCCATTCTTGCCGATCTGATTGACACCTGCCTGAATCAGGCCGGGGGCAACCCAGGCGAAACCACCGGCGGCCTGGTCGCCATGCGCGTTGCCGACACGATCAAGTCGCAAGATCCGGACCGCGCCCAGCCACCGCGCGTGGCGGCCACCGTGCCGCGAGACCACTTGTGGCAGGCGCAGACGCCGCAGATGTTTCCCGCCGGCCTGCTGCGCGCGGCGCTTGATACTGCCGTCCGGCAAGGCACCGTCGTGACCGACGAAGCCAGCGCCATGGAAGCGCTAGGCTACGCACCCTGCTTAGTTCCGGGCTCATTGAAGAATTTCAAGCTGACCTGGCCCGAAGATTTTGACTTGATGGAAAGATGGATCGATGACCACGCATGA
- the ispF gene encoding 2-C-methyl-D-erythritol 2,4-cyclodiphosphate synthase has translation MTTHDAPPSYFPFRIGQGFDVHALVPDRPLIIGGVTIPHTHGLLGHSDADVLLHAITDAVLGAAALGDIGRLFPDTDAAYAGADSRVLLRTAMQRVDDAGWQVVNVDATVHAQAPKIGPHAPAMVRNIADDLRIPVNCVNIKAKTNESLGYLGRKEGIAATVVAMLARKPEPVVFKDLYDGEGGA, from the coding sequence ATGACCACGCATGATGCCCCCCCCAGCTACTTCCCCTTTCGCATCGGCCAGGGGTTCGATGTGCATGCCCTGGTGCCCGATCGGCCGCTGATCATCGGTGGCGTGACGATTCCGCATACCCACGGTTTGCTGGGACATTCGGACGCCGACGTGCTGCTGCATGCGATCACCGACGCGGTGCTGGGCGCCGCGGCGCTGGGCGACATTGGCCGCCTGTTTCCCGACACCGATGCCGCCTATGCCGGCGCGGACAGCCGCGTGCTGCTGCGTACCGCCATGCAGCGCGTGGACGACGCCGGCTGGCAGGTGGTGAACGTCGATGCCACCGTGCATGCACAGGCCCCCAAGATCGGGCCGCATGCGCCGGCCATGGTGCGCAATATTGCCGACGACCTGCGCATTCCGGTCAACTGCGTCAACATCAAGGCCAAGACCAACGAGTCCCTGGGCTATCTGGGCCGCAAGGAAGGCATCGCCGCCACGGTGGTGGCGATGCTGGCGCGCAAGCCCGAACCGGTCGTGTTCAAGGATCTGTACGACGGCGAAGGCGGAGCCTAG
- a CDS encoding carboxymuconolactone decarboxylase family protein, giving the protein MEFLASIKESIPDYAKDIRLNLDAVISRSSLSPEDAVGSALAAAYAAKSKFLIDAFKSGLSDTDANAALTAAALMGMNNVWYPYPEMSDDAQLRTLAPQLRMNAYATHGGVDKKRFELFALVASIIGKCHFCVKSHYATLKQEGLSTEQLRDAGRIAAVVNAAAQVLAAEGK; this is encoded by the coding sequence ATGGAATTCCTTGCATCAATCAAAGAAAGCATTCCCGACTATGCCAAAGACATCCGCCTGAATCTGGATGCCGTCATCAGCCGATCGTCCTTGTCGCCCGAAGACGCGGTGGGTTCGGCCCTGGCGGCGGCCTACGCGGCCAAGAGCAAGTTCCTGATCGACGCTTTCAAAAGCGGGCTGTCGGATACCGATGCGAACGCGGCGCTGACGGCGGCGGCGCTGATGGGCATGAACAACGTCTGGTATCCCTACCCGGAAATGTCTGACGACGCGCAATTAAGGACGCTCGCCCCGCAACTACGCATGAATGCGTATGCGACGCACGGCGGCGTCGACAAGAAGCGCTTCGAGCTGTTTGCGCTGGTGGCGTCCATCATTGGCAAATGCCATTTCTGCGTCAAGTCGCACTACGCGACGCTGAAGCAGGAAGGCCTGTCGACGGAACAACTGCGCGACGCCGGCCGGATCGCGGCCGTGGTGAACGCGGCCGCGCAAGTGCTGGCGGCCGAAGGCAAGTAA
- a CDS encoding peroxiredoxin, with protein MKTVGEKLEAFRVNGVKPGFNAHEENGASAFETITESSFPGKWKIIYFYPKDFTFVCPTEIVGFAKLAKDFEDRDAVLMGGSVDNEFVKLAWRREHPDLSRLNHYQFGDVRGELVDQLGIRDKTEGVALRATFIVDPDNTIQHVSVNNLNVGRNPEEVLRLLDGLQTDELCACGRDVGGSTL; from the coding sequence ATGAAAACTGTCGGCGAAAAACTCGAAGCATTCAGGGTCAATGGCGTCAAGCCCGGCTTCAATGCGCATGAAGAAAACGGCGCTTCGGCGTTCGAGACCATCACGGAAAGCTCGTTCCCTGGCAAGTGGAAGATCATCTACTTCTACCCGAAGGACTTTACGTTCGTGTGCCCGACCGAGATCGTCGGGTTCGCGAAGCTGGCCAAGGATTTCGAAGATCGCGATGCCGTCCTGATGGGCGGCTCGGTCGACAACGAATTCGTGAAGCTGGCGTGGCGCCGGGAACATCCGGACCTGTCCAGGCTGAACCACTACCAGTTTGGCGACGTGCGCGGTGAACTGGTGGATCAGCTGGGCATCCGCGACAAGACGGAAGGCGTGGCGCTGCGTGCCACATTCATCGTGGACCCTGACAACACCATTCAGCACGTCTCGGTCAACAATCTGAACGTCGGCCGCAACCCTGAAGAAGTACTGCGCTTGCTGGACGGCCTGCAAACCGACGAGCTGTGCGCGTGCGGCCGTGATGTCGGCGGCTCGACGCTGTGA